The DNA region GCATCACTAGCATCTTACCCAAATCTCAGCCGCAGCCAACCGCAAAACCGCTTTTTGAACAGCCAACTCAAGAACCACCTGCAAAAGTTCCTAGCTTAGAGAGTCGTGAAGAGACTAACACTACCTCAAGAAGCGAATCAGCACCTGCTTATAATTCCAAGCAGCGCCGGCGTAATCGTCGTTCTTCCCCAGAAGAAGCTCCCAATAGTCCTACAGAATCACAACGTGGCAATTCTGAGCAATCCGCACCTTCACCTAGCGTTTCGCCTACCCCCTCGCTAGTCGAAAAACTACGGGCTATTCGTTCATCTCGTAGTGCTTCTCCTGCACCACTACCAAAAAATAATTCACCCGCTTCTAATCAGAATTCTGCTTCTCCTCAACCGATAATTCCGTCAAATCCTGTAGTTATACCAACAGCGCCAGCGACAGAATCCAAACAATCAGAATTCAAACAGCCAGAATCCAAACATTCAAATCCTTCTGCGGTAGTAGTACCGACACTGGACAAGCAAAATTTACCGACTGATACTCAACCCCAGAACGATCAGAAATCTCAGGAAAAGCTACAAGATGACAATAATTAGTCAATTTTAAATTTTTTCTTAAATCTAAAATTTAAAATTCACAATCTAAAATTGAACGCCTCTTGCTAATACAAAAACATCTTTTTGTTTATTGTTTCATCTTTAGGTAAATTCCTTGTTTACTTCCGTCATCTGAAAAACTTCTCTCTAAATCTCTCTCTTTTTATGATAGATACTTTGGATTTTTGCCCTTAAAGGTCGGGAAGAGGTTAAGTTATTCGTGGGCTTTTCTACATTAACTGAATTGTCAGATTTATTCTTCTGTACAACAACTTCTCCTTTTTTATTAATCTTCACCGGATTTTTGGGAAAAGCTTGAGTATTCAAAAAACGCATAAGTTTCACAGTCCGAAAATACCGATCAATTTGAGGGATTCCTTGCCCATTCATCCGCACGGGGATAATTTTACTTGATACCAAATTTCCGGCCGAGTTAAGTTTAACTTCTAAAATCATAGAATCACCCGTCTGGGCATTTGTAGATAAAGTTCGATATCCCAGAAAGTTTCCTAAAGAATAGGCGATGATTTTTCCCTTATAAATTTCCATTGCTCTCGGAACATGAGGCCCATGTCCTAGTACTAAATCTGCTCCTGCATCAATCATGTTTCGAGCAAACTTGATCGAATTACCTCGGTTTTCTCCATAAAAAAACTCTGTCTGATTCTTAACATGTAATGCCCCCGTTCCTTCGGCTCCAGCGTGCATCGAGACTATTACAATGTTGGCCTTATTTCTCGCTTTGGCTACAAGTGCTTGGGCTGCTCCTAAATTATTAATGGAATTATACATTTCATAAGGAGAAAACCCGACCATTGCCACAGGGATATTGTTAGCTTCCAGATAAAGAATTTGATTTTTATGACCTAATGTTGCAATGCCTACAGCCTCAAGATTTTTCTTTGTATCTTTGAATCCTACCGGGCCGAAGTCCATTGCATGGTTATTAGCCATATTAAAGACATTAAAACCAGCTTCAGCAAATAGCCGAGCATATCCAGGTGGGGAGCGAAACGCAAAGATTTGTCCTCGACTAATATCTTTGGCAGTGTAGGGATAATTAGTTAAGCTACTTTCAAAGTTACCAAACAAGATATCAGATCCTTGCAAGTGAGTTCTCACTGATTTTGGTAATAATTGATCTCGAAACCGGGGTAATCTATAATTAGGAAAATTAGTGCCGGGAATAATATCTCCAACAGCTTTGATAGTAATAGTCTTTTGAAAGGTTTGTCCTTCTGTTGTTGATGGCGTAATAGGTAATGGTAATGATACAGGTTCAGTGGGTGTAGTAGCAGCGTTTAATCGCTGTGATTGCCCAAGCCGGATAACGACTCCTATACTAATACCCAGATATAAACAGACACTGATAACAATAAATGAGGGCACTTTCCCCATTCTGCGATTTGCCATCGTTCACTCCTCACACGATGGCATTAGTTTATCCCAAAAATCTCTGTCGTCAGTGTATATTTTAATGTAGTTTGAGCAATATTTGACTCAGTAAATACGGAAACATAATCCCGTTTTGCACAACGGGGCGCACATGTGTATGCCCTTACTTGCAAATACTCACACATACCATCGATGAAGCCAAACATTACTGTTTGTCTAATTTTTCGGCAATTATTTTAAACGGAGAGGGGGGGATTCGAACCCCCGTTGGGTTTCCCCAAAACGCATTTCGAGTGCGTCACCATGAACCGCTCGGACACCTCTCCAGCTATATCATTCACACATTTGAGTATTCAAATGCGGTGAAGTAAGGGAAATTTTACCATATTTCCTGTACTAGTATAGCATTATCGCTTTCAGGTTAACCAACATGATCCCTGAAACAAACACTCAAGCTTGATACAGGTAAATCTAAGACTTACGCAAACTCTACGATTCTTCTCTACGAGACGCTGCGCGTTGACGGAAGCCTCTCGCAGAGATGGAGGTTCGATAAATTAAGCTTTTTAGCACTTTTTGCGTAAGTTCTAAAATCTTCTGTATAAATTTTAGAACAATTAGAAAATCCTCAATAGCCAACGACTATTAGTCGTTTTGTAGCCTTGAGTTTCTACTTTTTAATTGGTTCGACTGCGCGTGCTTTTTTATCCCAATTGCTATGTATCAATCATTGCTAGCAAAATTAAAGCTGTAATTATAATCTCTTAGTATTTGTATAATTACATAATTAATAGATGCAATGTAAACATATTTTCTGTATTCTCTCTTGTAGGTTTTTATTAAAATCCTTATTTCCAATATTCTAGAAAATCTCTTATTAATATCTATTGACATCGGATATGTTAGTGATTAATATGTCAATCAATCCGGATTTGATTAACTTCTTCGGAAAATCTCTGTAAATAAATCCAACACGATCCTCACAGCACTACATGAAACTACGCTGGTTCTTACTGAGCCTTACAAGTATTCTTTTACTATCGTCCCCAGTAAAAGCGAATCCCAATACTAATCAGGTTGGCAACATAAATCCCTGGAGCGCAAATCAATCTAATTTACAACTACCAAAACTTAAATTTATTCCTCCGGTTCCTCTAACCGATCCTGTCAACCCAATAAATACTTCTAAATTTACTGGTGTAGTTCCTCTAGGACGCGAGATATCAGAACTAAAAACTCCGATTAAAGCATTAATGGCTCGCTATAGATTCCTTACTCCGGGAATCTTTTTTATGGACTTACAAACAGGGGATTATTTTAATTTTAATGGTGATAAAGCTTTTTCTGCCGCTAGTACAATTAAGTATCCGATTTTGATTGCATTATTTCAAGAAGTAGATGCAGGGAGAATCAAACTAGGCGAAACTTTGGTGATGCGACGGAAGCATGTCACTGGCGGTTCTGGAGATATGCAGTATCAACGAGTGGGAACTAAGCTTAGTCTCTTACAAACTGCAACCAAGATGATGACTATTAGTGATAACACTGCTACGAATATGATTATTGATCGTTTAGGTGGTGTATCTAAATTAAATCAAAAGTTTCGCAGTTGGGGATTGCAAAGCACTGTGATTCGCAATATGTTAGGAGACTTTAAAGGAACTAATAAAACTAGTGCAAAAGACTTGGTACGACTGTCAGCTTTGGTTACAAATAATCACTTAATTTCTGATATAAGTCAATCCCAAGTTTTAGGTATTATGATTCATTGTCATAATAGAGCATTGCTACCATCTGGCTTAGGTTCTGGTGCGAATATTGCCCATAAAACAGGTACTCTACGGTTTGTACTAGGCGATGCGGGTATTATTGAAACGCCATCAGGTAAGCGTTATTTAGCAGGAATTTTCGTGCGAAGACCGAATAATGACATTAGAGCTAGGGATTTTATTCGTCAAGTTTCTCGGGTGATGTATGGCTACTTCGAGCAAGCAAAAGTCAGTCATCTACCTTGAAGCAATCCTGAATTTTTTTCTGTTCAAAGCTGCCGAATAGCCCATCTTAGACATCGCTTCTCTAACTGCCAAGGTTATCATGTAGTCGAACATTGTGCAGCATACAATTTGAGGTTTTGCATGAAAGTAGCAGTCTTCAGTACAAAAGTCTACGATCGCAAGTTTTTGTCAGATGCAAATTCTCCCACCCAAAACGAATTAGTATTTTTTGAACCTCGTTTAAATCGGGATACAGCTATCCTCGCCGCCGGATTTCCGGCGGTTTGTGTATTTGTCCATGACCAAGTTGACGCGCCAACTTTAGAACTTCTCGCTTCACGGGGAACTCGGTTGGTTGTCCTGCGTTGTGCAGGGTTTAACAATGTAGACTTACAAGCCGCAGCAGATTTAGGAATTACCGTTGTGCGGGTTCCCGCTTATTCACCTTATGGGGTAGCAGAACATGCTGTGGGATTGATTTTAAGCTTGAATCGCAAAATTCATCGAGCCTATAACCGTGTCCGAGAAGGCAATTTTTCCCTAGATGGACTGTTGGGATTTAATTTACATGAGCGCACAGTGGGGATTGTTGGCACGGGCAAAATCGGTCTGATTTTAGCACAGATTATGAAGGGGTTTGGCTGTCACATACTCGCCTATGACGTTTATCGCAATCCCGAATTGGAGGCGCTAGGTGGAAAGTATGTAGAACTACCTGAGCTATTTGCCAACTCGGATATTATCTCCCTACATTGCCCTCTTATTCCCGAAACGCATCACTTGATTAACGCTGAAGCTATAGAACAGATTAAGCCAGGTGTGATGCTAATTAATACTAGCCGAGGAGCGCTGATTGATACCCAAGCAGTGATTGAGGGGTTGAAGTCTGGCAAGATTGGCTATCTCGGTGTGGATGTCTATGAACAGGAATCGGAATTGTTTTTTGAGGATTTGTCTGGTGCAATTATTCAAGATGATATTTTCCAGCGTCTGACGACGTTCCCCAATGTACTGATTACCGGACATCAAGCCTTTTTTACAGCAGAAGCTCTCCACAATATAGCAGAAACAACTTTTGCTAATATTGCTGATATTGAACAAGGTCGTTCTTGTCCAAATGAAATTCGCGCTCAAGTTCCAGCTTAGGTAATGGTTGGCGATCGCAATGACTTTGGACTAAAATCACCACTTAATCCCGATCATCAGGCAAATTTTCCATTTCCTCAATAATTAGCGTCTGAAAATCTTCGTCACAATGATTATGTAGATGAACCAACAAGCTAAAAGTTCTGCGAGAATTTCAGCTTGTTGGTTAACAGTTAAACTAGGTAACTGTAACTGGTTAACTAAGGCTTGTACTTTCAAACACTCTGTAATTAACTCACCAATCAAAATACTGAGGGTGGAATTCGTGACTGCAAGAGGGCGATCGCTAATCTGTCTTTTCATTCTGAACTATAGGCAAAGCGGAGACTTTGGACTAAAATCACCAGAGATGCGATCGCCATTAACCCGCCCCAAAACCAGTAAGGCAAAAGCAAATATCGCTGCATTTGCGCTGTATCAGAAAGTCCAAGGGAGCCAGCAGAACTACTAAATAGATAATCGAGTTGATGGTACGTACTTACACAAGCTTGTACACCCAGAAATTGAATCGCAAATCCTTGTATCCAACGAGGTGCTTTCAGGGCAATACCCAAGATTATGAAACCTAGTAAGGGAATTGCCACCAATCCAAACGAGGAACGTACCCAAATTAATGCAGAAAATAGCAAAAAACTCCCTAATATTTTTAAACAGAGGGTTGCTGCTGTAAAACTGCGGGAAGCCAGAATCAAACCTGCACCGGCAAGAGGCGGCCCCATTGGGCCTGCGGCTGCGACTATTGCCGGGCCAATTGGCCCAAATGTCGGCTGGATGCCATAGGTTGCGACACCGGAACCATTGCTAAAAATCTGCAATTTCTGAAACTGTCCCCCTAATAGGAGTGCCATTAAGCCGTGACCCATTTCATGAAACCAAGTTGCCAGGATCGTAAATGGGTATAAGATATAATCCCCTGCTGGTATTTGCCACAATAAAGCAGTTGCGATCGCTGCTGCAACTAGCCAGGTTAGGCCCATACGTTCAACAACTGGTGGGGCTTCTTTGGTAAGCAAGGGTTCAGAATTTTTACTTGGTTCTTTCATAGGTCATTCAATTTTGAATTTTAGATTTTAGATTTTCCCTTCAATTCAAAATCTAAAATTGGCAGTGTATTTTCATCCATCGTAGTGTAATTATTATGGTAATGGAGTTGCTGATCAATGCAACAATTCACACATCAAAGCGACGGCTATGGGGCTATCAAGAACAACATAGTTATCCGTCGCTTGTTTGATGCGGTTAATTTATTTCTCCTCCAAAGGGATGCCGGAGGATAGCCAGAAAATGCCTAGACTGATGTCACAATTGATAGAGAATAAGTTAAGCAAGTTGAAAGAGGAATGTCATTAAGTCTCCTTTACCCAAGCTGATGCGATCGCCTGGTCTTAAGCGATGACGATTTCCTGGTAAAAGTGGCAAATTATTAATATAAGTGCCATTGGAGCTTCCTACATCTTCTACATAATGAGCATCTCCCTCGACGCGAATATCTGCATGAATCCGCGAGACAATTTCTGAATTGGCAAATCCTGAAACATCTATATCTGGGGGAATCCGGTCATTGGGCTTGCCGATATGAATCACAGAGAGATTTTGCGGCAATTCAATTAAGCGATCGCTTTGAACGTGGATTAAACGCGCTGTAACCTGCTGCAATTGCGTTCTGGCAACAGTTGTAGTTGGGGCTGGTGCAGCTGGCTTTTGTACTTCGGCTTCAGGGGCTGGCGCTGGTTCTAATGGTGGTGGAGTAGGAATACTTTGTATAGATACTACCGGTTGAGTTGCGATCGTTGGCGCTGGTTCTGGAGGGCTGCTTTTAGCCACAGATATCTCTGGCGGAGCTGCCACTTCTGTTGCTGGTAAAGATGATTCGGGAGGATGAGAGTTAGTAGAACCACTTATTCCTAAAGCATCGGGTTGCAAAAGTTCTAACAGGGGATCGGGTGGAACTAACGGCGGAACTTCCACAGGAACATCAGGAGTAACTGTTACA from Nostoc commune NIES-4072 includes:
- a CDS encoding FHA domain-containing protein is translated as MIVCPNCNHPNPDGAVQCEACYTPLPATTNCPSCGATVQADAAFCGQCGYNLHSAGVPHVHNPAVVTVTPDVPVEVPPLVPPDPLLELLQPDALGISGSTNSHPPESSLPATEVAAPPEISVAKSSPPEPAPTIATQPVVSIQSIPTPPPLEPAPAPEAEVQKPAAPAPTTTVARTQLQQVTARLIHVQSDRLIELPQNLSVIHIGKPNDRIPPDIDVSGFANSEIVSRIHADIRVEGDAHYVEDVGSSNGTYINNLPLLPGNRHRLRPGDRISLGKGDLMTFLFQLA
- a CDS encoding serine hydrolase, translating into MKLRWFLLSLTSILLLSSPVKANPNTNQVGNINPWSANQSNLQLPKLKFIPPVPLTDPVNPINTSKFTGVVPLGREISELKTPIKALMARYRFLTPGIFFMDLQTGDYFNFNGDKAFSAASTIKYPILIALFQEVDAGRIKLGETLVMRRKHVTGGSGDMQYQRVGTKLSLLQTATKMMTISDNTATNMIIDRLGGVSKLNQKFRSWGLQSTVIRNMLGDFKGTNKTSAKDLVRLSALVTNNHLISDISQSQVLGIMIHCHNRALLPSGLGSGANIAHKTGTLRFVLGDAGIIETPSGKRYLAGIFVRRPNNDIRARDFIRQVSRVMYGYFEQAKVSHLP
- a CDS encoding M50 family metallopeptidase translates to MKEPSKNSEPLLTKEAPPVVERMGLTWLVAAAIATALLWQIPAGDYILYPFTILATWFHEMGHGLMALLLGGQFQKLQIFSNGSGVATYGIQPTFGPIGPAIVAAAGPMGPPLAGAGLILASRSFTAATLCLKILGSFLLFSALIWVRSSFGLVAIPLLGFIILGIALKAPRWIQGFAIQFLGVQACVSTYHQLDYLFSSSAGSLGLSDTAQMQRYLLLPYWFWGGLMAIASLVILVQSLRFAYSSE
- a CDS encoding 2-hydroxyacid dehydrogenase, producing the protein MKVAVFSTKVYDRKFLSDANSPTQNELVFFEPRLNRDTAILAAGFPAVCVFVHDQVDAPTLELLASRGTRLVVLRCAGFNNVDLQAAADLGITVVRVPAYSPYGVAEHAVGLILSLNRKIHRAYNRVREGNFSLDGLLGFNLHERTVGIVGTGKIGLILAQIMKGFGCHILAYDVYRNPELEALGGKYVELPELFANSDIISLHCPLIPETHHLINAEAIEQIKPGVMLINTSRGALIDTQAVIEGLKSGKIGYLGVDVYEQESELFFEDLSGAIIQDDIFQRLTTFPNVLITGHQAFFTAEALHNIAETTFANIADIEQGRSCPNEIRAQVPA